One genomic segment of Streptomyces sp. RKND-216 includes these proteins:
- a CDS encoding gluconokinase, with amino-acid sequence MSAPRVVVVMGVSGTGKSTVGALLAQEIGVPYAEADDFHPPANIQKMSAGTPLDDADRAPWLDAIGAWARTRTGHGPGLQGVVSCSALKRNYRDRLRAAADGLYFLHLDGDRELIAGRLSGRHGHFMPGALLDSQYAALEPLEPAEDGIRLDVTATPEELVAATVRALRATQAETG; translated from the coding sequence ATGTCCGCACCCCGGGTCGTGGTCGTCATGGGCGTGTCCGGCACCGGCAAGTCCACCGTCGGCGCCCTGCTCGCCCAGGAGATCGGCGTCCCGTACGCCGAGGCCGACGACTTCCACCCGCCGGCGAACATCCAGAAGATGTCGGCCGGAACCCCCCTCGACGACGCCGACCGGGCGCCCTGGCTCGACGCCATCGGCGCCTGGGCGCGCACCCGCACCGGTCACGGCCCGGGCCTGCAGGGCGTCGTCAGCTGCTCGGCCCTCAAACGCAACTACCGCGACCGGCTGCGCGCCGCCGCCGACGGCCTCTACTTCCTCCACCTCGACGGCGACCGCGAACTGATCGCCGGCCGTCTCTCCGGCCGTCACGGCCACTTCATGCCCGGCGCCCTGCTGGACTCCCAGTACGCCGCCCTGGAACCGCTGGAACCGGCCGAGGACGGCATCCGCCTCGACGTCACGGCCACGCCGGAGGAACTGGTCGCCGCGACCGTGCGGGCGCTGCGCGCCACCCAGGCCGAGACCGGCTGA
- a CDS encoding SRPBCC family protein, which translates to MSSTDKAGDTADTGLDRLREEITAYLTAQAGHLADSLGNRMSSLTDDLNNAAVNGGTLGSVASRVMGGGDSPVKALVAEKAKDAKDKTVGKVKDLVGAGGGEGGSKSDTKVTNIVEVLDIGVPLRTAYDNWCEFEEFGTYMKGVRNVSRKEDTTSDWKVKVGPSTRGWEATVEEQIPDDRIVWSSQGSKGSTRGAVSFHELGPTLTRIVVVVEYTPSGFFEKTGNLWRAQGRRLRLDLKHFQRYVTLNADEDVEGWRGEIRDSEVVLSHEDALEQEEQESGDEGEEDEYDEEDAYDEDEEEEEEEEED; encoded by the coding sequence ATGTCATCCACCGACAAGGCCGGAGACACGGCTGACACCGGCCTCGACCGGCTGCGTGAGGAGATCACCGCGTATCTGACGGCGCAGGCGGGGCATCTGGCCGACTCGCTCGGCAACCGCATGTCGAGCCTCACCGACGACCTGAACAACGCGGCCGTGAACGGTGGCACTCTCGGGTCGGTCGCCTCCCGTGTGATGGGCGGCGGGGACTCGCCGGTCAAGGCGCTCGTCGCGGAGAAGGCGAAGGACGCGAAGGACAAGACGGTGGGCAAAGTGAAGGACCTGGTCGGCGCGGGTGGCGGCGAGGGCGGGAGCAAGAGCGACACCAAGGTCACGAACATCGTCGAGGTGCTCGACATCGGTGTGCCCCTGCGCACCGCGTACGACAACTGGTGCGAGTTCGAGGAGTTCGGCACCTACATGAAGGGTGTACGTAACGTCTCCCGCAAGGAGGACACCACCTCCGACTGGAAGGTGAAGGTCGGCCCGTCGACACGCGGCTGGGAGGCCACCGTCGAGGAGCAGATACCCGACGACCGCATCGTCTGGTCCTCGCAGGGCTCCAAAGGCAGCACCCGTGGCGCGGTCTCCTTCCACGAGCTGGGCCCGACGCTGACCCGCATCGTGGTGGTGGTCGAGTACACGCCTTCGGGCTTCTTCGAGAAGACCGGCAACCTCTGGCGCGCACAGGGCCGCCGCCTGCGCCTGGACCTCAAGCACTTCCAGCGGTACGTGACACTCAACGCCGACGAGGACGTCGAGGGCTGGCGCGGCGAGATCCGTGACAGCGAGGTGGTCCTCAGCCACGAGGACGCCCTGGAGCAGGAGGAACAGGAGTCCGGAGACGAAGGCGAAGAGGACGAGTACGACGAGGAAGACGCCTACGACGAGGACGAGGAAGAAGAGGAAGAGGAAGAGGAGGACTGA
- a CDS encoding methylmalonyl-CoA mutase family protein, whose translation MARHSESGRPIETVYGPDALRDWGAAEKLGEPGAYPFTRGVYPSMYTGRPWTMRQYAGFGTATESNARYKQLIEHGTTGLSVAFDLPTQMGHDSDAPIAHGEVGKVGVAIDSVDDMRVLFDGIPLGEVSTSMTINAPAALLLLLYQLVAEEQGVDPARLTGTIQNDVLKEYIARGTYIFPPKPSLRLIADIFRYCRAELPRWNTISISGYHMAEAGATPAQEIAFTLADGIQYVRTAVAAGMDVDDFAPRLSFFFVARTTILEEVAKFRAARRIWARVMKEEFGARNPKSLMLRFHTQTAGVQLTAQQPEVNLARVTVQGLAAVLGGTQSLHTNAFDEAIALPTDKSARLALRTQQVLAYETDVTATVDPFAGSYAVESMTDDVEAAALELMEQVEQRGGAVEAIEQGFQKNQIERSAYAVAQEQESGARVVVGVNRFAGAQEEPYEPLRVDPAIERQQADRLSRLRAERDQRGVDAALDGLRKAAEGGDNVLYPMKDALRARATVGEVCNLLREVWGAYVPSDVF comes from the coding sequence ATGGCACGCCACTCTGAGTCCGGCCGGCCCATCGAAACGGTGTACGGCCCGGATGCGCTGCGGGACTGGGGCGCCGCCGAGAAGCTGGGGGAGCCCGGCGCGTACCCGTTCACCCGAGGCGTCTACCCGTCGATGTACACGGGGCGTCCGTGGACGATGCGGCAGTACGCCGGGTTCGGCACCGCGACCGAGTCGAACGCGCGCTACAAGCAGCTCATCGAGCACGGCACGACGGGCCTGTCCGTGGCCTTCGACCTGCCGACGCAGATGGGCCACGACTCCGACGCGCCGATCGCCCACGGCGAGGTCGGCAAGGTCGGCGTGGCCATCGACTCGGTCGACGACATGCGCGTCCTCTTCGACGGCATCCCGCTGGGCGAGGTGTCCACGTCGATGACCATCAACGCCCCGGCCGCCCTCCTGCTGCTGCTCTACCAGCTGGTCGCGGAGGAGCAGGGCGTCGATCCCGCCCGGCTGACCGGCACCATCCAGAACGACGTGCTCAAGGAGTACATCGCCCGCGGCACGTACATCTTCCCGCCGAAGCCGAGCCTCCGGCTGATCGCGGACATCTTCCGCTACTGCAGGGCCGAGCTCCCGCGGTGGAACACCATCTCGATCTCCGGCTACCACATGGCGGAGGCCGGCGCGACGCCCGCGCAGGAGATCGCGTTCACGCTCGCCGACGGCATCCAGTACGTGCGCACCGCCGTCGCCGCCGGGATGGACGTGGACGACTTCGCGCCGCGCCTGTCGTTCTTCTTCGTCGCGCGGACGACGATCCTCGAGGAGGTCGCCAAGTTCCGCGCCGCGCGCCGGATCTGGGCGCGGGTGATGAAGGAGGAGTTCGGCGCCAGGAACCCGAAGTCGCTGATGCTCCGCTTCCACACCCAGACCGCGGGCGTGCAGCTCACCGCGCAGCAGCCGGAGGTGAACCTCGCGCGGGTCACCGTGCAGGGTCTGGCAGCGGTGCTCGGCGGCACCCAGTCGCTGCACACCAACGCCTTCGACGAGGCCATCGCGCTGCCCACCGACAAGTCCGCCCGGCTGGCGCTGCGCACCCAGCAGGTGCTCGCCTACGAGACGGACGTGACCGCCACCGTCGACCCGTTCGCCGGCTCCTACGCCGTGGAGTCGATGACCGACGACGTGGAGGCCGCGGCGCTGGAGCTGATGGAGCAGGTCGAGCAGCGCGGCGGCGCGGTCGAGGCCATCGAGCAGGGCTTCCAGAAGAACCAGATCGAGCGCAGCGCGTACGCCGTGGCGCAGGAGCAGGAGTCCGGCGCGCGCGTCGTCGTCGGCGTCAACCGCTTCGCCGGTGCTCAGGAGGAGCCGTACGAGCCTCTGCGGGTGGACCCGGCGATCGAGCGGCAGCAGGCGGACCGGTTGTCCAGGCTGCGCGCCGAACGCGACCAGCGCGGCGTCGACGCGGCGCTCGACGGGCTGCGGAAGGCCGCCGAGGGCGGCGACAACGTGCTGTACCCGATGAAGGACGCCCTGCGCGCGCGGGCCACCGTCGGCGAGGTCTGCAACCTGCTGCGCGAGGTGTGGGGCGCCTACGTGCCCAGCGACGTCTTCTGA
- a CDS encoding TetR/AcrR family transcriptional regulator C-terminal domain-containing protein: MRDALLAHPWTLRVVTALGPPATPHQLAWLDQSLAVLDGTGLTEGEKVGTSLMISGLVRSQATVEASLRDDPASGRRWAAYESFLRRVTGDGRLPALRTAIEAGVFAASTDVEPAAEEEDFAYGLQRALDGIEARLGRPG; the protein is encoded by the coding sequence GTGCGGGACGCGCTGCTGGCCCACCCCTGGACGCTGCGGGTGGTGACCGCTCTCGGGCCACCCGCCACTCCTCACCAACTCGCCTGGCTCGACCAGTCGTTGGCTGTGCTCGACGGGACCGGACTCACAGAGGGCGAGAAGGTCGGCACCTCACTGATGATCAGCGGCCTGGTCCGCAGCCAGGCCACCGTGGAAGCCTCCCTCCGCGACGACCCCGCCAGCGGACGACGGTGGGCCGCGTACGAGTCCTTCCTGCGCCGCGTCACCGGCGACGGCCGCCTCCCCGCCCTCCGGACGGCGATCGAGGCCGGGGTGTTCGCCGCCTCCACCGACGTCGAACCGGCCGCCGAGGAAGAAGACTTCGCCTACGGCCTCCAGCGCGCCCTGGATGGCATCGAGGCCCGGCTCGGCCGCCCGGGCTGA
- a CDS encoding RNA polymerase sigma factor — MQGDDAELTAAVRAAQEGDECAFRTVYRTVQPRLLGYVRTLVPDADAEDIASEAWLQIARDISNFSGDADRFRGWTARIARNRALDHIRMRGRRPAVGGDESELVAMAGGADTADEAMESLGTGHTMRIISRLPRDQAEAVVLRVVMGLDAKSAAEVLGKRPGAVRTAAHRGLRRLAELLEADGMNGATPAGGPGDEGGPGGAGDEPNGRGVPPAPRRPPERETARGVTPEAARTLRET, encoded by the coding sequence GTGCAGGGGGACGACGCAGAGCTGACGGCTGCGGTGCGCGCGGCGCAGGAGGGCGACGAATGCGCCTTCCGCACGGTGTACCGGACAGTCCAGCCACGCCTGCTCGGGTACGTGCGCACCCTGGTTCCGGACGCCGACGCCGAGGACATCGCTTCGGAGGCGTGGCTGCAAATCGCCCGTGACATCAGCAACTTCTCCGGTGATGCCGACCGATTCCGGGGCTGGACGGCACGGATCGCCCGCAACCGGGCACTCGACCACATCCGGATGCGCGGCCGGCGCCCGGCCGTCGGCGGCGACGAGAGCGAACTCGTCGCGATGGCCGGCGGCGCCGACACCGCCGACGAGGCGATGGAGTCGCTGGGCACCGGACACACCATGCGGATCATCTCCCGGCTGCCGCGGGACCAGGCCGAGGCGGTGGTTCTACGCGTGGTGATGGGTCTGGACGCCAAGAGCGCCGCGGAGGTGCTCGGTAAGCGTCCGGGAGCCGTGCGCACCGCCGCCCACCGCGGGCTGCGCCGGCTCGCCGAACTCCTGGAGGCCGACGGTATGAACGGCGCGACGCCCGCCGGCGGGCCCGGAGACGAGGGCGGCCCGGGCGGTGCCGGGGATGAGCCGAACGGGCGGGGCGTACCACCTGCTCCCCGCCGTCCGCCGGAGCGCGAGACGGCACGCGGTGTGACGCCCGAGGCCGCGCGAACGCTGAGGGAAACGTGA
- a CDS encoding FCD domain-containing protein has translation MENQRQGLHAKVLASLGPAITGGDYPPGSVLRTDELEQRFEVSRTVMREAIRVLESMHLVQSRRRVGVTVLPTESWDVFDPQVITWRLQGADRGRQLRSLTILRCAVEPAAARLAAQYATPEECAELTEQAMGMVATSRGQQLDGYLVHDIAFHRVVLRASRNEMFARLGDVVAAVLTGRTEHDVMFTDPDPAAVTLHVQVAEAVRTRDPERAEQLTKEITVGAMAELDVLAP, from the coding sequence ATGGAGAATCAGCGGCAGGGTCTGCATGCAAAGGTGTTGGCCAGCTTGGGGCCGGCCATCACCGGAGGTGACTACCCGCCCGGCAGCGTGCTGCGCACCGACGAGCTGGAGCAGCGGTTCGAGGTCTCCCGGACGGTGATGCGCGAGGCGATACGGGTCCTGGAGTCCATGCATCTGGTGCAGTCGCGCCGCAGGGTCGGCGTCACCGTACTCCCCACCGAGTCCTGGGACGTGTTCGACCCGCAGGTGATCACCTGGCGTCTCCAGGGCGCGGACCGGGGGCGGCAGCTACGTTCGCTGACCATCCTGCGCTGTGCCGTGGAACCGGCCGCCGCGCGGCTCGCGGCGCAGTACGCGACGCCGGAGGAGTGCGCGGAGCTGACCGAGCAGGCGATGGGAATGGTCGCCACCTCCCGAGGCCAGCAGCTCGACGGGTATCTGGTGCACGACATCGCCTTCCACCGGGTGGTGCTGCGGGCGTCGCGGAACGAGATGTTCGCCCGGCTGGGCGACGTGGTGGCGGCGGTGCTGACCGGCCGGACCGAGCACGACGTCATGTTCACCGATCCGGACCCGGCGGCCGTCACGCTGCACGTGCAGGTCGCGGAGGCGGTGCGGACCCGGGATCCGGAGCGTGCGGAGCAGCTCACCAAGGAGATCACCGTCGGCGCGATGGCCGAGCTGGACGTGCTCGCGCCGTAG
- a CDS encoding zinc-dependent alcohol dehydrogenase yields the protein MKAAVWHGKRDVRVEEVPDPTIKEATDAVIRVTSTGLCGSDLHLYEVLGPLMEPGDILGHEPMGVVEEVGSGVPGLAPGDRVVVPFQIACGACWMCERGLMTQCETTQVREQGMGAALFGYTKLYGQVPGGQAEYLRVPQAHFGPVKVESEAADDRFLFLSDVLPTAWQAVSYADIPPGGSVVVLGLGPIGDMACRIALHRGAGTVIGVDLVPERLERVRARGAEVLDLREHDDLAAAVKERTGGRGADSVIDAVGAEAHGSPVNKMLQTVAGLLPGKLAERAMQTAGVDRLAALYTAIDVVRRGGTISLSGVYGGAADPMPMLTLFDKQVTLRMGQANVRRWVPDILPLLSDQDPLGVDDFATHHVSLAEAPEAYAMFQAKRDGAVKVVFRP from the coding sequence ATGAAGGCTGCGGTGTGGCACGGGAAGCGTGATGTGCGAGTCGAAGAGGTCCCGGACCCGACGATCAAGGAAGCCACCGACGCGGTCATCCGCGTCACCTCCACCGGCCTGTGCGGCTCCGACCTGCATCTCTACGAGGTGCTGGGTCCCTTGATGGAGCCCGGGGACATCCTCGGGCACGAGCCGATGGGCGTGGTGGAGGAGGTCGGGTCCGGCGTGCCGGGTTTGGCGCCTGGTGACCGTGTCGTCGTGCCGTTCCAGATCGCGTGCGGCGCGTGCTGGATGTGCGAGCGGGGGCTGATGACGCAGTGCGAGACCACCCAGGTGCGCGAGCAGGGCATGGGTGCAGCGCTGTTCGGCTACACCAAGCTGTACGGCCAGGTGCCGGGCGGGCAGGCAGAGTACCTGCGCGTCCCGCAGGCTCACTTCGGGCCGGTCAAGGTCGAGAGCGAAGCGGCGGACGACCGGTTCCTGTTCCTCTCGGACGTGCTGCCGACCGCGTGGCAGGCGGTCTCCTACGCGGACATCCCACCGGGCGGGTCGGTTGTCGTGCTGGGGCTGGGCCCGATCGGCGACATGGCCTGCCGCATCGCCCTGCACCGGGGCGCGGGCACCGTGATCGGGGTGGATCTGGTGCCCGAGAGGCTGGAGCGGGTACGCGCGCGCGGGGCAGAGGTGCTCGACCTGCGCGAGCACGACGACCTGGCCGCTGCGGTGAAGGAGCGCACCGGCGGGCGTGGAGCGGATTCCGTCATCGACGCGGTCGGCGCCGAGGCGCACGGCAGTCCCGTGAACAAGATGCTGCAGACGGTAGCGGGTCTGCTGCCGGGCAAGCTGGCCGAACGAGCGATGCAGACGGCCGGCGTGGATCGGCTCGCCGCTCTGTACACCGCGATCGACGTGGTACGCCGCGGGGGCACGATCTCCCTGTCCGGTGTCTACGGCGGGGCCGCCGACCCGATGCCCATGCTGACACTCTTCGACAAGCAGGTCACTCTGCGCATGGGCCAAGCCAACGTGCGCCGCTGGGTGCCCGACATTCTGCCGCTGCTGAGCGACCAGGATCCGCTCGGCGTCGACGACTTCGCCACCCACCACGTGTCGTTGGCCGAGGCGCCGGAAGCGTATGCCATGTTCCAGGCCAAGCGGGACGGTGCGGTGAAGGTCGTCTTCCGGCCCTGA
- a CDS encoding polysialyltransferase family glycosyltransferase translates to MTAPTRTQIFFVSTLYGAATLAAALDAGCFGPADRRLLLVSNNAPNPETAPSPDRMTGFARLRGRFDRVVSWNDAIRPFHPGGWTPRPDDAPLWERHLRMLWGLGEDQRQDAVELVLESIQVHPALAVAQLFPDAPIDVYADGLMSYGPTRNKLDPLVGSRVRRLLHLDLVPGLRPLLLTEFGVEPEVVPTDAFRSVLRELPDDDPAPGEPPEGAPALLLGQYLAALGILTDEEEERLHVRMLRGAAGLGHRSVVFKPHPVAPARYSRTLEKEAGELGVQLRVRDEPVLAEVLYERLRPALVVGCFSTALLTAATVYGLPVARTGTDVLLDRLAPYQNSNRVPVTLVDALLPDLADAEAVRAWRAPGPGEGEAVAALVRAVGFCMQAQIHPALRPEAERYLATRLDAGTWRYFKRRRLTSLALPGAVPAPLAFLPRNAAVRRVARRVRRRLG, encoded by the coding sequence ATGACGGCCCCCACGCGTACACAGATCTTCTTCGTCTCGACGCTGTACGGCGCGGCGACGCTGGCCGCCGCGCTGGACGCGGGGTGCTTCGGGCCGGCGGACCGGCGGCTGCTGCTGGTCAGCAACAACGCGCCGAATCCGGAGACGGCGCCGTCGCCTGACCGGATGACGGGCTTCGCGCGGCTGCGCGGCCGGTTCGACCGCGTGGTGTCGTGGAACGACGCGATCCGCCCGTTCCACCCCGGCGGCTGGACGCCCCGCCCGGACGACGCGCCGCTGTGGGAGCGGCATCTGCGCATGCTGTGGGGGTTGGGCGAGGACCAGCGGCAGGACGCCGTGGAACTCGTGCTGGAGTCGATCCAGGTGCATCCGGCGCTGGCCGTGGCGCAGCTCTTCCCGGACGCGCCGATCGACGTCTACGCCGACGGCCTGATGAGCTACGGCCCCACCCGCAACAAGCTCGACCCGCTGGTCGGTTCGCGGGTGCGGCGGCTGCTGCATCTGGATCTGGTGCCGGGGCTGCGGCCGCTGCTGCTCACGGAGTTCGGGGTGGAGCCGGAGGTCGTGCCGACGGACGCGTTCCGGTCGGTGCTGCGGGAGCTGCCGGACGACGACCCGGCCCCAGGGGAGCCGCCGGAGGGCGCCCCGGCGCTGCTGCTCGGCCAGTACCTGGCGGCGCTGGGCATCCTCACCGACGAGGAGGAGGAGCGGCTGCACGTGCGGATGCTGCGCGGCGCGGCCGGGCTCGGTCACCGCAGCGTGGTGTTCAAGCCGCACCCGGTCGCACCCGCCCGCTACTCGCGCACGCTGGAGAAGGAGGCCGGGGAGCTGGGCGTGCAGCTGCGCGTACGGGACGAGCCGGTGCTCGCGGAGGTGCTGTACGAGCGGCTGCGTCCGGCGCTCGTCGTCGGCTGCTTCTCCACGGCGCTGCTGACGGCGGCGACCGTGTACGGGCTGCCGGTGGCCCGGACGGGTACCGACGTGCTGCTGGACCGGCTGGCGCCGTACCAGAACAGCAACCGGGTGCCGGTGACGCTGGTGGACGCGCTGCTGCCGGACCTGGCCGACGCGGAGGCGGTGCGCGCCTGGCGTGCACCGGGCCCCGGTGAGGGCGAGGCGGTCGCGGCGCTGGTCCGGGCTGTGGGGTTCTGCATGCAGGCGCAGATCCACCCTGCGCTGCGGCCGGAGGCGGAGCGCTATCTGGCGACGCGGCTGGACGCGGGGACGTGGCGGTACTTCAAGCGGCGGCGGCTGACGTCGCTCGCCCTGCCGGGGGCGGTCCCGGCACCCCTGGCGTTCCTCCCGCGGAACGCCGCGGTGCGGCGGGTCGCCCGGCGCGTGCGGCGGCGCCTCGGCTGA
- a CDS encoding thiamine pyrophosphate-requiring protein, with protein sequence MALVADFVVERLREWGVNRAYGYPGDGINALVGAFDRADDDPKFVQARHEEMAAFMAGGHAKFTGEVGCCVATSGPGAVHLLNGLYDAKMDHQPVVAVVGQQKTLCLGSHYQQEIALENLFADVSEFCQMIVNPAQARHVIDRAFKTALTTRSVATIILPEDVSQSEAVPSPPRSHGAVYSSVGWSQPRVLPDENELRKAARILNEGEKVAILVGQGAANAEDEVVETAELLGAGVAKALLGREALPDDLPFVTGPIGLLGSKPSDQMIKGCDTLFMIGSSFPYAEWLPAEGTVKGVEIDIDGRMIGIRYPMDAHVVGDAKETLTALLPLLRRKEDRSWREKIEKSVREWNTVLGKRAAQHFDGKINPQSVAQELSERLPDRALVTADSGSGTNWWARHLKLRRGMQASLSGTLATMGPGVPYAIAARFAHPDRPVVAFVGDGAFQMNGMNEMITVKRYAQELAGEAPFVFCVFNNQDLNQVTWEQRAMAGDPKFEGSQHLPDFPYAKYAELVGLRGIYCDDPKKVGEAWEEALASDRPVVLEFVVDPDIAPIPPHIKAEQGKKAAKAMVSDPDNLGIAKRGVRQKLSEYAEHLPGRGR encoded by the coding sequence ATGGCCCTGGTCGCCGACTTCGTCGTCGAACGCCTGCGGGAGTGGGGTGTCAACCGCGCGTACGGCTACCCGGGGGATGGCATCAACGCCCTGGTCGGGGCGTTCGACCGTGCTGACGACGATCCGAAGTTCGTCCAGGCACGGCACGAGGAGATGGCTGCCTTCATGGCCGGCGGGCACGCGAAGTTCACCGGGGAGGTGGGCTGCTGCGTGGCCACCTCGGGCCCGGGCGCGGTGCACCTGCTGAACGGCCTGTACGACGCCAAGATGGACCACCAGCCCGTTGTCGCGGTGGTCGGTCAGCAGAAGACACTGTGCCTGGGTTCGCACTACCAGCAGGAGATCGCGCTGGAGAACCTGTTCGCAGACGTCTCCGAGTTCTGTCAGATGATCGTGAACCCGGCACAGGCCCGGCACGTGATCGACCGCGCGTTCAAGACCGCGCTCACTACCCGCAGCGTCGCGACGATCATCCTGCCCGAAGACGTCTCCCAGTCGGAGGCCGTCCCCTCGCCGCCCAGGTCGCACGGCGCGGTCTACTCCAGCGTGGGCTGGTCCCAGCCACGCGTGCTCCCCGACGAGAACGAACTGCGGAAAGCCGCCAGGATCCTCAACGAAGGAGAGAAGGTGGCGATCCTTGTTGGCCAGGGCGCCGCGAACGCCGAGGACGAGGTGGTGGAGACCGCCGAACTGCTCGGCGCGGGTGTGGCGAAGGCCCTTCTGGGCCGGGAGGCGCTGCCGGACGACCTGCCGTTCGTCACCGGCCCGATCGGCCTGCTGGGTTCGAAACCCAGCGACCAGATGATCAAGGGCTGCGACACCCTTTTCATGATCGGCTCCAGCTTCCCGTACGCGGAGTGGCTGCCCGCCGAGGGAACGGTCAAGGGGGTGGAGATCGACATCGACGGGCGGATGATCGGCATCCGCTACCCGATGGACGCCCACGTGGTCGGCGACGCCAAGGAGACCCTGACCGCACTCCTGCCGCTGCTGCGGCGCAAAGAGGACCGCAGCTGGCGCGAGAAGATCGAGAAGAGCGTCCGCGAGTGGAACACGGTGCTCGGCAAGCGTGCCGCGCAGCACTTCGACGGAAAGATCAATCCGCAGTCCGTCGCCCAGGAGCTGTCCGAACGGCTGCCGGACCGGGCGCTGGTGACCGCCGACTCCGGTTCCGGTACCAACTGGTGGGCCCGTCACCTGAAGCTGCGCCGCGGCATGCAGGCCTCGCTGTCCGGCACGCTGGCGACGATGGGACCGGGCGTCCCGTACGCGATCGCCGCGCGCTTCGCCCATCCGGACCGGCCGGTGGTCGCCTTCGTCGGTGACGGCGCGTTCCAGATGAACGGCATGAACGAGATGATCACTGTCAAACGGTACGCGCAGGAGCTGGCAGGCGAGGCGCCGTTCGTCTTCTGCGTCTTCAACAACCAGGATCTGAACCAGGTCACCTGGGAGCAACGAGCGATGGCGGGTGATCCGAAGTTCGAGGGCTCGCAGCACCTCCCCGACTTCCCCTATGCGAAGTACGCGGAGCTGGTCGGCCTCAGGGGCATCTACTGCGACGACCCGAAGAAGGTCGGCGAGGCGTGGGAGGAGGCGCTGGCGAGCGACCGGCCGGTGGTGCTGGAGTTCGTGGTCGACCCGGACATCGCTCCGATCCCCCCGCACATCAAGGCGGAGCAGGGCAAGAAGGCAGCGAAGGCGATGGTCAGCGACCCGGACAACCTGGGCATTGCCAAGCGTGGAGTGCGGCAGAAGCTCAGCGAATACGCAGAGCACCTGCCGGGCCGGGGGCGGTGA
- a CDS encoding GntP family permease, which translates to MEAIEPVYGTATLLLIAAGAVALLLFLIMKVKLHAFVALVGVSVVTALAVGFPMADIPDVLMFGFADTIGSVAILVAFGVMLGRLLEVTGGAQVLADTLINRFGEKRAPLALGVAALLFGFPIFFDAGLVVFLPIILTVARRFGGSLLFYALPAAGAFAAMHAIVPPHPGPVAATEQLRGDIGVTLLVGIPVAVVAWYVGVYLVSRWLGKRVYVSVSDVVFGQARDAHGRTAEQRAEAGENEGKGAGAGTSKSDGADAPALGHRPPAFGTVLLLLLIPLVLISFDTVLDTLGAAGVLDADSGLPAFLSLLGNTTVALLITVVAAILMLGRPRTSMAGVRGIVDEALGPICAIILITGAGGMFGGVLELSGIGDALSNSLSDLGISLILQAFIIATLLRVAQGSATVALTTTGGLIASAVNDANLGDFQIALLVVAIAAGATVLSHVNDSGFWLVSRFFGMDEKTTLKTWTVMETTLGLSAFVIALGLWAVF; encoded by the coding sequence ATGGAAGCAATCGAGCCGGTCTACGGCACGGCGACGCTGCTGCTCATCGCGGCGGGCGCGGTCGCTCTGCTGCTGTTCCTGATCATGAAGGTGAAGCTGCACGCCTTCGTCGCCCTCGTCGGCGTCAGCGTCGTCACCGCCCTCGCCGTCGGCTTCCCGATGGCCGACATCCCCGACGTGCTGATGTTCGGCTTCGCCGACACCATCGGCTCGGTGGCGATCCTCGTCGCCTTCGGCGTGATGCTCGGACGGCTGCTCGAGGTCACCGGCGGCGCCCAAGTGCTCGCCGACACCCTCATCAACCGCTTCGGGGAGAAGCGCGCGCCGCTCGCACTGGGTGTCGCCGCGCTGCTGTTCGGCTTCCCGATCTTCTTCGACGCCGGACTGGTCGTGTTCCTGCCGATCATCCTCACCGTCGCGCGCCGCTTCGGCGGCTCGCTGCTGTTCTACGCGCTCCCCGCCGCCGGCGCCTTCGCCGCGATGCACGCCATCGTGCCGCCGCACCCCGGCCCGGTTGCCGCGACCGAGCAGCTGCGCGGCGACATCGGCGTCACGCTGCTCGTCGGCATCCCGGTCGCCGTCGTCGCCTGGTACGTGGGCGTCTACCTGGTCTCCCGCTGGCTCGGCAAGCGCGTCTACGTCTCCGTCTCCGACGTGGTCTTCGGCCAGGCCCGCGACGCGCACGGCCGTACCGCCGAACAGCGCGCGGAAGCCGGTGAGAACGAGGGCAAGGGCGCGGGCGCGGGCACGTCCAAGAGCGACGGCGCCGACGCCCCGGCGCTCGGCCACCGGCCGCCGGCCTTCGGCACCGTGCTGCTCCTGCTGCTCATCCCGCTGGTGCTGATCTCCTTCGACACCGTGCTGGACACCCTGGGCGCGGCAGGCGTGCTGGACGCGGACTCCGGCCTCCCGGCGTTCCTCAGCCTGCTCGGCAACACCACGGTCGCGCTGCTGATCACCGTGGTCGCCGCGATCCTCATGCTCGGCCGCCCCCGCACCTCGATGGCCGGTGTGCGCGGCATTGTCGACGAGGCGCTCGGCCCGATCTGCGCGATCATCCTGATCACCGGCGCGGGCGGCATGTTCGGAGGCGTCCTGGAACTCAGCGGCATCGGCGACGCGCTCAGCAACTCGCTGTCGGACCTGGGCATCTCCCTGATCCTCCAGGCGTTCATCATCGCCACACTGCTGCGCGTCGCACAGGGCTCGGCCACCGTCGCCCTCACCACCACCGGCGGCCTCATCGCGAGCGCGGTGAACGACGCCAACCTGGGCGACTTCCAGATCGCGCTGCTCGTCGTCGCGATCGCGGCCGGCGCAACCGTCCTCTCACACGTCAACGACTCCGGCTTCTGGCTGGTCAGCCGCTTCTTCGGGATGGACGAGAAGACCACCCTGAAGACGTGGACGGTCATGGAGACGACGCTCGGTCTGTCGGCGTTCGTCATCGCGCTCGGCCTGTGGGCCGTGTTCTGA